In Methanocella paludicola SANAE, the sequence AACGATGAGGAGCTGGAGAACGCCTATAACAAGATGATGAAGGACGTGACCCTTGCGGCTCCCCGGTGCCGGATCAGCGGCGTCTTAATTCAGCAGATGGCCACGGGCGGCAAGGAAGTCATTTTAGGCATGAACAAGGACCCCCAGTTCGGCCCTCTCATCATGTTCGGCCTGGGCGGCATCTACGTGGAGGTGCTGAAGGACGTGCAGTTCCGCATCGCCCCGCTGAACGAGAAGGACGCTTACGGCATGATCTACGGCATCAAGACCCACCAGATGCTCGAGGGCACGAGGGGCGAGAAGCCCTCCGACATCGAAAAGCTGGTGGAGTTCCTCGAGCGGCTCTCGCAGCTCGTCACCGACTTCCCGGACATCCTGGAGATGGACATCAACCCCGTCAAGGTGTACGAGAAGGGCCGTGGCTGCTTAGCGCTGGATGTGCGGCTCGCGATATCTCCAAAATAGCCTTTTTTTCTTTCGGTCACGAATAAAGATTTATCCTTTGTACGGCAATAGCTGACATTGGGGATGGGATGTCGCTTAAATCTCGATTCCGTTACATGTTAGTGTCCATGCTCGTAGTTGTAGTCATGGCCCTCATCCTTATCATACCTTTTTTCAACTCGTCCCTGAGCATCTACGTGTCCGTCCTGGCCATCGGCCTTTCGTTAGCGCTACAGAAGTACATGGCCAGCTTCGCCGGGTACTTCGTCATCAAGTCCTCGAACATCTTCGACGTGGGCGACCGCATCCGCATCGGCAGCATGAAGGGCGACGTCAAGCACATCGGGCTCTTCCACGTCATACTTGACGAGGTGGGCGAGGACGAGAAGATGGGCGGGGAGCTTACCGGCCGCATCGTCCACGTGCCCAACCTGGTCGTGCTCGACCAGCCCGTGCTCAACTTCTCCAAGGACTATTCCATCAAGGAGGAGCTCATCTCGTGCGGGTACATCTTCGACGAGATCCGCATCCCGCTCAGGCCCGGGAGCGACGTCAGGAAGGCGGCCGGGATACTCGAGGAGCTGCTGAAGGTCGAGAACAATGCGGTCATGAAGGACGCGAAGGCCGCCTTCACGGACGGCCTGCCGAACTTCATAAGCGACCTGGAGAACGGGCCCCGCATCACCGTGCATATCGAGGAGAAGGTGGTCTGGATCAAGGGGCGGTTCGTCACCGCCATCGCCGGGAGGAACGTGGT encodes:
- a CDS encoding mechanosensitive ion channel domain-containing protein, whose amino-acid sequence is MSLKSRFRYMLVSMLVVVVMALILIIPFFNSSLSIYVSVLAIGLSLALQKYMASFAGYFVIKSSNIFDVGDRIRIGSMKGDVKHIGLFHVILDEVGEDEKMGGELTGRIVHVPNLVVLDQPVLNFSKDYSIKEELISCGYIFDEIRIPLRPGSDVRKAAGILEELLKVENNAVMKDAKAAFTDGLPNFISDLENGPRITVHIEEKVVWIKGRFVTAIAGRNVVKTRISMAFLDRVKGDPDIVVGEK